The following DNA comes from Nitrospirota bacterium.
GATTCTTAAAGAATATCCGGAATCAAATAAAACCAACGATGCCCTCTTTTACCTTGGGTCATCTTACCAAAAAACAGGTGAATTGGAAAAAGCTAAAGAGATTTTTTCCCAATTGTTAAAAAAAGACCCTCAAACCCGTTACCGGGAACAGATCGACCAATTGTTCCCTTCGCTGTAAAACCGCTCCCATGCGTTATTACCCTATTTTCGTCAATCTGGAAAACCGTGTCGTCATCGTCGTCGGTGGAGGACCGGTTGCGGAGCGGAAAACGCTTTCTCTGATCGAAACTGGCGCCAATGTGGTCTTAATAAGCCCCGATTTAACCGTAAAACTTAAAGAACTTGTCCATGCCCGTCAAATCCACCACCTTTGCCGCTTTTACCAGCCGGGGGATTTAAAAGGCGCCGCGCTGGTCATTGCCGCCACGGATTCCGTTGAAGCGAATATACAGATTGTCCGGGACGCTGAGTCGCTCTCCCTTTTTGCCAATAATGTCACCTCGCCCGATCATTCGACTTTTATTGTCCCGTCAGTTATCGCGAAAAAAGATTTGCAGATTGCCATTTCAACGAGTGGACAAAGCCCCGCGCTGACCAGGCATATTCGTGAAAAATTGGAAAAAGAATTCGGCGGGGAATACGATCTTTTTATTGATCTGCTCAGTCAGGTTCGCAGACAGCTCCATAAACAGTCCGTTCCTGAAGAGCGGAGGGCTGGTATTTTGAATAAATTGGTGGAATCTGATATATTGGATTTATTAAAAAAAAATCAAAAAGAAAAAGCTTTAGAGAAGGCTAAGGAAATCTCGCAACTAACCCAAATAATAATATAAGAATATGCTTTATAGCCTGGCACGCGCACTCCAATTGATCGGTCTCATTATTACCTTCACCATCGTCATTTTATTCTTCGATTCGAGTTATCAAATGGGTTTCCTGCTGATCGGGACCATAACCGGGGTGGTCACCTTTTATGCAGGGTGGCTCCTCCAGCGTTAAATGGCTTCCTCGCAAAATTCCTTTTTAAAGGTTCTTTTTGAGGGGTGGGACTTCGAAATCGTTTAACTTAACTGCGCCATTTTTTCGACAACGACGACCAGCGCCGCAAAATCCTGTTCATCAAGCCCATGTGACTTCGCAATATCAAAAAGCCCGTTAACGACGGACGTTACCGGCAAAGGGACCTCCAAACGCTTTCCCTCCGTTACCGCTAATCGAATATCCTTGGCCATATTTTTAAGGGAAAAATGAGTTTCAAAATTTTTCGTTAATGCCGCCATTCCCTTCATTTTCAGCAAAGGAGAAGCAAGGGCGCTGTCATTTAAGACCTCGAGGATTTTTTCCGGGACAAGACCAGACTTTCTCCCGAGGGTAAACCCTTCAAAAAAGGCCTCCATCGCGCCGGCCATTGAAAGGTTATTGACCAGCTTCATCATGGCCCCTGTTCCAATACTTCCCATATGGACAATTTTTTTCGACAGCGGTGTTAAGACCGGACGAACCCGTTCAAGGTCTTTTTCCTCTCCTCCCACCATTAAGACCAGCTCGCCAGAGGCTGCGGCTATTTTGCTTCCGGTTACCGGGGCTTCGATAAAATAAGACCCTTTTTGGTAAAAGGCGTTCCCGAGCCTTCTGGCCGTATTCGGATCGACCGTCGTCATATCGATATGGGTTGCCCCTTTTTTAATCCCTTCAAGAACACCCCCTTTCCCTAAAACCACTTCTTTGACAGAAGCAGGGTCTCCAAGCATCGTAATGCTCACGTCGGAGCCCGAAACCGCCTCGGCGGGGGTCGCGGCTTCCAGAGCGCCGAGAAGAAGGAGTTCTTTTGCTTTTCCTGGCGTCCGATTATAAACGGTTAGTTCGAACCCGGCCCCTAAAAGTCTTTTGCACATTCCGGCCCCCATGATTCCAAGGCCTAAGAAACCAATCTTTTTCATTTATCCACTCCTTCATTCATTTAAAAAAGCGCCGGGACCTTCCGATGTTCAAGCGTATACGAAGGAACCAGCAGAAAGGGGTGATAAGAGTTCTTAACCTTTCTTAAAGGTAAAAGGCCGGAATCATCCATTGTATTCACCCACTGATAGGTATTTAATTCTTCACAAAAACGCCTGAAGATAAATTGCGCCAGCCCTTTAATAGAAATATCCGTGATTTCGGCCAGAACAATCAACGTGTTTTCATCAAGTTCCACGCCGAAGATATAACCTTTAACCATTGAACCCATGGTGACCACTCTCCCAATAATGCCCAGAGGCCCGGCTTCTTCCATCATCCTCCGATGGGCGACAGCGCTGTCTTCAATTAACTGGAGGGCGTACGACTTTTCCTGGTGAATCGAGGCGTTTTTCTTTTTTGCTCCCCATTCACCGAACAACGCCGTGCAACCGGGGATATCCTCCCGAATAAAAGGACGATATTCATAGGCCTGGTGTTTGATAAACGTGTTAAAACCCCATCTTTTTTCTTTGAAACCGGCTCCCTTTAACTCCGTGATCTTCGTTCTTTCATAAAGATAATCCCAGGATTTCAAATAACATTTAAACGGTTGTCCGTGAGTCTCCGAAACTTCCTTCAT
Coding sequences within:
- a CDS encoding bifunctional precorrin-2 dehydrogenase/sirohydrochlorin ferrochelatase: MRYYPIFVNLENRVVIVVGGGPVAERKTLSLIETGANVVLISPDLTVKLKELVHARQIHHLCRFYQPGDLKGAALVIAATDSVEANIQIVRDAESLSLFANNVTSPDHSTFIVPSVIAKKDLQIAISTSGQSPALTRHIREKLEKEFGGEYDLFIDLLSQVRRQLHKQSVPEERRAGILNKLVESDILDLLKKNQKEKALEKAKEISQLTQIII
- a CDS encoding NAD(P)-dependent oxidoreductase, which translates into the protein MKKIGFLGLGIMGAGMCKRLLGAGFELTVYNRTPGKAKELLLLGALEAATPAEAVSGSDVSITMLGDPASVKEVVLGKGGVLEGIKKGATHIDMTTVDPNTARRLGNAFYQKGSYFIEAPVTGSKIAAASGELVLMVGGEEKDLERVRPVLTPLSKKIVHMGSIGTGAMMKLVNNLSMAGAMEAFFEGFTLGRKSGLVPEKILEVLNDSALASPLLKMKGMAALTKNFETHFSLKNMAKDIRLAVTEGKRLEVPLPVTSVVNGLFDIAKSHGLDEQDFAALVVVVEKMAQLS
- a CDS encoding DUF2156 domain-containing protein translates to MIFKKKSILHHLIPLSLGDRLFFNNFKKKAVFLSGIAFPVIWIWKDFFNYFVLKENETVFLLASYDGIWYMPIPPQGESPLSETIPRAFEMMDRLNPHPSFSRIENLGMKEVSETHGQPFKCYLKSWDYLYERTKITELKGAGFKEKRWGFNTFIKHQAYEYRPFIREDIPGCTALFGEWGAKKKNASIHQEKSYALQLIEDSAVAHRRMMEEAGPLGIIGRVVTMGSMVKGYIFGVELDENTLIVLAEITDISIKGLAQFIFRRFCEELNTYQWVNTMDDSGLLPLRKVKNSYHPFLLVPSYTLEHRKVPALF